Proteins encoded within one genomic window of Deinococcus depolymerans:
- a CDS encoding PIG-L deacetylase family protein: protein MKLLLIVPHPDDEVYGASGTLMGHLEAGEACGLVTLTRGEAGRTLGLCDTPEELARMREVELAACLGVIGLTTPEAVAGGSVFEHHRFPDKYLKDGPLEALVEVASEAMTRLRPEVVLTFPPNGSNGHPDHVTTHRAVKAAWDALPDGERPRLWYYASDVPPENEALRAEWLPPNVRHDVTRFVVRKLQAIACHRTQALSTVDFIRKYPQRVTEETFHEVR, encoded by the coding sequence GTGAAACTGCTGCTGATCGTGCCGCACCCGGACGACGAGGTGTACGGCGCGTCGGGAACGCTGATGGGCCACCTGGAGGCCGGGGAGGCCTGCGGGCTGGTGACCCTGACGCGCGGCGAGGCGGGCCGCACGCTGGGGCTGTGCGACACGCCGGAGGAACTGGCGCGGATGCGCGAGGTGGAACTCGCCGCGTGCCTGGGCGTGATCGGCCTGACCACGCCGGAGGCGGTGGCGGGCGGGAGTGTCTTCGAGCATCACCGCTTCCCGGACAAGTACCTCAAGGACGGGCCGCTGGAGGCGCTGGTGGAAGTGGCGAGCGAGGCCATGACCCGCCTGCGGCCTGAGGTGGTCCTGACCTTCCCGCCGAACGGCAGCAACGGGCACCCGGACCACGTGACCACGCACCGCGCCGTGAAGGCCGCGTGGGACGCCCTGCCGGACGGCGAGCGGCCCCGCCTGTGGTACTACGCGTCAGACGTGCCGCCGGAGAACGAGGCGCTGCGGGCCGAGTGGCTCCCGCCGAACGTGCGCCACGACGTGACGCGCTTCGTCGTGCGCAAGTTGCAGGCGATCGCGTGTCACCGCACGCAGGCGCTGAGTACCGTGGATTTCATCCGCAAGTACCCGCAGCGCGTGACCGAGGAGACCTTCCACGAGGTGAGGTGA
- a CDS encoding VUT family protein yields MNTPANPTPARNLPVPLPLRLIALYALSILLANLTLNTFIPLPLYGLLSVGTIFFAAVFTLRDRIHRAGGLNAVYVAIAAALIVNTAVALITGTPWRFIGASFLAILAGELADTAVYQRLIQRSWWTRVLASNAVSVPLDSVLFNLLAFWGDMPASQIAQIIFADIVIKYLIAALFAFRIRRAARAT; encoded by the coding sequence ATGAACACCCCTGCGAACCCCACCCCCGCGCGGAACCTGCCCGTCCCGCTGCCCCTGCGGCTGATCGCGCTGTACGCCCTGAGCATCCTGCTCGCCAACCTGACGCTGAACACCTTCATTCCGCTGCCGCTGTACGGCCTGCTGAGCGTGGGGACCATCTTCTTCGCGGCGGTGTTCACGCTGCGCGACCGCATTCACCGCGCCGGCGGCCTGAACGCCGTGTACGTCGCCATTGCCGCCGCGCTGATCGTGAACACCGCCGTCGCCCTGATCACGGGCACGCCCTGGCGTTTCATCGGCGCGAGCTTCCTGGCGATCCTGGCCGGAGAACTCGCCGACACCGCCGTGTACCAGCGCCTCATCCAGCGCAGCTGGTGGACGCGGGTGCTGGCCAGCAACGCCGTGAGCGTCCCGCTGGACAGCGTGCTGTTCAACCTGCTGGCCTTCTGGGGCGACATGCCCGCCTCGCAGATCGCGCAGATCATCTTCGCGGACATCGTGATCAAGTACCTGATCGCCGCGCTGTTCGCCTTCCGCATCCGCCGGGCCGCGCGCGCCACCTGA
- a CDS encoding GNAT family N-acetyltransferase: protein MTDLPTFTLREPRKPDDFARIAALLSAADPDWPVTAELLATWDEAHDPALYRYELVAEQDGRIVGVGNVGHDDFAFEEWRYFGGVTVHPDARGQGIGTALYDALMARLRERGAQDIRTMLSDQDRDAPGRAFLAARGYVRTWDRYESRLHTADADLGAFDNLMTAVAADGVQLRSVADLAGDADRNRRLWELDWRLFQDVPMGQTLTRRPFEAWVKQELDDPTFSQELSFVAVRPDVNDPETGPYVGYSTLMSNPAGFYVIGMTGVRREDRGRGVAKALKVAAMRALAAAGGGEIRTFNDPPNKAMLGMNRALGFRRGPTRSRYELHLDPVTGERRPVPVPPELA, encoded by the coding sequence ATGACCGACCTGCCCACCTTCACGCTGCGCGAACCGCGCAAACCCGACGATTTCGCCCGGATCGCGGCGCTGCTGAGCGCCGCCGATCCCGACTGGCCGGTCACGGCGGAGCTGCTGGCCACCTGGGACGAGGCGCACGACCCGGCGCTGTACCGATACGAACTGGTGGCCGAACAGGACGGGCGGATCGTGGGCGTCGGGAACGTCGGGCACGACGATTTCGCGTTCGAGGAGTGGCGGTACTTCGGAGGGGTGACCGTCCACCCGGACGCGCGCGGGCAGGGGATCGGGACGGCGCTGTACGACGCACTGATGGCGCGGTTGCGGGAGCGGGGCGCGCAGGACATCCGCACGATGCTCAGCGACCAGGACCGCGACGCGCCGGGCCGGGCGTTCCTGGCCGCGCGGGGCTACGTGCGCACCTGGGACCGCTATGAGTCCCGCCTGCACACGGCCGACGCCGACCTGGGCGCCTTCGACAACCTGATGACGGCCGTGGCGGCGGACGGCGTGCAGCTGCGGTCCGTCGCGGACCTCGCCGGGGACGCGGACCGGAACCGTCGCCTGTGGGAACTCGACTGGCGCCTCTTTCAGGACGTGCCGATGGGGCAGACCCTCACCCGGCGGCCCTTCGAGGCGTGGGTGAAGCAGGAACTGGACGACCCGACCTTCAGTCAAGAGCTGTCCTTCGTGGCGGTCCGCCCCGACGTGAACGACCCGGAAACCGGCCCGTACGTGGGGTACAGCACCCTGATGAGCAACCCGGCGGGCTTCTACGTGATCGGCATGACCGGCGTGCGCCGCGAGGACCGCGGGCGCGGCGTGGCGAAGGCCCTGAAGGTCGCCGCGATGCGCGCCCTGGCCGCCGCCGGGGGCGGCGAGATCCGCACGTTCAACGACCCGCCGAACAAGGCGATGCTGGGCATGAACCGCGCGTTGGGCTTCCGGCGCGGCCCGACCCGCAGCCGCTACGAACTGCACCTGGACCCCGTGACGGGCGAACGCCGCCCCGTGCCCGTGCCCCCGGAGCTGGCGTGA
- a CDS encoding arginase: MLLSIDWDAFSGTRELVFDAPIWGTRDRDEDRRDAWTVRVLKRGGHDWAALDGDFPLYPGWEALRAYAGVPAFVTLSHADAWTWLERFPGLDVLNLDSHHDLGSRSGDPTRVRPGNWAGLGLARGLIRTATTLYPDWHADLPVAEGHDLDRTRGEIRDLLPPALLDRVTLTRQARPGAALPDPARVTSLLLVQSPAWTNPAHDPAFLSLAADLRATPIVPPLRRPWAATPPAC, translated from the coding sequence GTGCTGCTGAGTATCGACTGGGACGCCTTCTCGGGCACGCGTGAACTGGTGTTCGACGCGCCCATCTGGGGCACCCGTGACCGCGACGAGGACCGCCGGGACGCCTGGACCGTGCGGGTCCTGAAGCGCGGTGGTCACGACTGGGCGGCGCTGGACGGCGACTTCCCGCTGTACCCCGGCTGGGAGGCCCTGCGCGCCTACGCGGGCGTCCCGGCGTTCGTGACGCTCAGCCACGCGGACGCCTGGACGTGGCTGGAACGGTTCCCGGGCCTGGACGTGCTGAACCTGGACTCGCACCACGACCTGGGCAGTCGCAGCGGCGACCCCACGCGCGTGCGGCCCGGCAACTGGGCGGGCCTGGGACTGGCGCGCGGCCTGATCCGCACGGCGACCACGCTGTACCCGGACTGGCACGCCGACCTGCCCGTCGCGGAGGGGCACGACCTGGACCGCACGCGCGGCGAGATCCGCGACCTGCTGCCCCCCGCGCTGCTGGACCGCGTGACCCTGACCCGGCAGGCACGGCCCGGCGCGGCCCTGCCCGACCCGGCCCGCGTGACCAGCCTGCTGCTGGTGCAGTCGCCCGCCTGGACGAACCCCGCCCACGACCCGGCCTTCCTCTCGCTGGCGGCCGACCTGCGCGCCACCCCCATCGTGCCCCCCCTGCGCCGCCCCTGGGCGGCCACGCCTCCGGCATGTTGA
- a CDS encoding helix-turn-helix transcriptional regulator, translating into MDSVTFPGAVTVGARRRLLGISLVALAREAGVSPEVLRRLEAGEYDPRSLHVVARRVLARRLDITLE; encoded by the coding sequence ATGGATTCGGTGACTTTTCCGGGGGCGGTGACGGTGGGGGCGCGGCGGCGCCTGCTGGGCATCTCGCTGGTGGCGCTGGCGCGGGAGGCGGGCGTGTCGCCGGAGGTGCTGCGGCGGCTGGAGGCGGGTGAGTACGATCCGCGGAGTCTGCATGTGGTGGCGCGGCGGGTGCTGGCCCGGCGACTGGACATCACGCTGGAGTAG
- a CDS encoding glycoside hydrolase family 31 protein has translation MRFSSFAVESGGVAAAGGQGSEVRVWGESDVLVVSAPLPGVLRVRLMPEARANSLGFPRVPVKQSFAVRPDLPDGLSLNAADLEDELLVIGGGLSFRLNRVSGAWQVLTGSGSSARVLVSAPVWGGEAPTQRPALDAERFNLRRSRLSLDAPEGAAFLGFGERVGPIDKRGMHLTFWNTDCFPHHTETDPLYVSVPFTTVLHEGRAHGVFVDEPWRMEVDVARAHPQEVRWASAGPELDVYVLSGPRPADVLRRYADLTGYAPMPPLWALGAGQSRWGYRTAQDLRDVIQGYRDRGLPLDSVYVDIDYMDAYKVWTVSRANFPDLRAFVREAGAQGVKLVPIIDPGVKVEAGYDVYEEAVRGDHLVRTARGDVLVGEVWPDPAVFPDFTRPEVVGWWAGRHKFFADLGIQGQWNDMNEPACFSLRQPRETEGKTLPYDARHGNRSHLEVHNAYANGMSEASRAGYAKFSPQVRPWILTRAGYAGIQRHATVWTGDNTATWSHLALSLPMIQGLGLSGIPFAGADVGGFGGDTTGELLARWYQAAVGYAFLRNHSALGTADQEPWRFGDTFTDVIRAALNLRYRLLPHLYTLAQAATRTALPVMRPLALHWPADEDAVREDTQYLLGEGLMVAPVLRAGHRRRLVYLPAGRWAEVFNLSEFGPVHAGGQHVVANAPLHTLPMYLRAGEAIPVTEPAPHTTSARWERLSWLVHAGRDGFIGQLFEDAGDGPAGGRLTRLVGERQGTRLVIRREADGDAGTFEQREALHILGLTHVREVQGAASFAYEDGVLRLTLPARWQAVTLNLDEEDDDTVPTDTLPID, from the coding sequence ATGAGGTTCTCTTCGTTCGCGGTGGAAAGTGGTGGGGTGGCGGCGGCCGGCGGGCAGGGGTCCGAGGTGCGCGTGTGGGGCGAGTCGGATGTGCTGGTGGTGTCGGCGCCGCTGCCGGGGGTGCTGCGGGTACGGTTGATGCCGGAGGCGCGGGCGAACTCGCTGGGCTTTCCGCGCGTGCCGGTCAAGCAGAGTTTCGCGGTGCGACCGGACCTGCCGGATGGCCTGAGCCTGAACGCGGCGGACCTGGAGGACGAGCTGCTGGTGATCGGGGGTGGGTTGTCGTTCCGGCTGAACCGCGTGTCGGGGGCGTGGCAGGTGCTGACGGGGAGTGGGTCGTCGGCGCGGGTGCTGGTGTCGGCGCCCGTCTGGGGCGGTGAGGCGCCCACGCAGCGGCCGGCGCTGGATGCCGAGCGCTTCAACCTGCGCCGCTCGCGCCTGAGCCTGGACGCCCCGGAGGGCGCGGCGTTCCTGGGGTTCGGGGAGCGGGTGGGGCCGATCGACAAGCGCGGCATGCACCTGACGTTCTGGAACACGGACTGCTTCCCGCACCACACGGAGACGGACCCGCTGTACGTGTCGGTGCCGTTCACGACGGTGCTGCATGAGGGCCGGGCGCACGGGGTGTTCGTGGACGAGCCGTGGCGGATGGAGGTGGACGTGGCGCGCGCGCATCCGCAGGAGGTGCGGTGGGCGTCGGCGGGGCCGGAGCTGGACGTGTACGTGCTGTCCGGGCCGCGTCCGGCGGATGTGTTGCGGCGGTACGCGGACCTGACGGGGTACGCGCCGATGCCGCCGTTGTGGGCGCTGGGGGCCGGTCAGAGCCGCTGGGGGTACCGCACGGCGCAGGACCTGCGGGACGTGATTCAGGGGTACCGGGACCGGGGGCTGCCGCTGGACAGCGTGTACGTGGACATCGATTACATGGATGCGTACAAGGTGTGGACGGTCAGCCGCGCGAACTTCCCGGACCTGCGGGCGTTCGTGCGGGAGGCGGGCGCGCAGGGCGTGAAGCTCGTGCCGATCATCGATCCGGGCGTGAAGGTGGAGGCCGGGTACGACGTGTACGAGGAGGCCGTGCGTGGGGATCATCTGGTCCGCACGGCGCGCGGGGACGTGCTGGTCGGGGAGGTCTGGCCGGACCCGGCGGTGTTCCCGGATTTCACGCGGCCCGAGGTGGTGGGCTGGTGGGCGGGGCGGCACAAGTTCTTCGCGGACCTGGGCATTCAGGGGCAGTGGAACGACATGAACGAACCGGCGTGCTTCAGTCTGCGCCAGCCGCGTGAGACGGAGGGCAAGACGCTGCCGTACGACGCGCGGCACGGGAACCGCTCGCACCTGGAGGTGCATAACGCGTACGCGAACGGCATGAGCGAGGCGAGCCGCGCCGGGTACGCGAAGTTCAGTCCGCAGGTCCGCCCGTGGATTCTCACGCGGGCCGGGTACGCGGGGATTCAGCGGCACGCGACCGTCTGGACCGGGGATAACACGGCCACGTGGTCGCACCTGGCGCTGAGCCTCCCCATGATTCAGGGCCTGGGCCTGAGCGGCATTCCGTTCGCCGGGGCGGACGTGGGCGGGTTTGGCGGGGACACGACCGGGGAACTGCTGGCCCGCTGGTACCAGGCGGCGGTCGGGTACGCGTTCCTGCGCAACCACTCGGCGCTGGGCACGGCGGACCAGGAACCCTGGCGGTTCGGGGACACCTTCACGGACGTGATCCGCGCGGCGCTGAACCTGCGTTACCGGCTGCTGCCGCACCTGTACACGCTGGCGCAGGCGGCGACCCGCACGGCCCTGCCGGTCATGCGGCCACTGGCGCTGCACTGGCCGGCCGACGAGGACGCGGTGCGTGAGGACACGCAGTACCTGCTGGGCGAGGGCCTGATGGTCGCGCCGGTCCTGCGGGCCGGGCACCGCCGCCGGCTGGTGTACCTCCCGGCGGGCCGCTGGGCGGAGGTGTTCAACCTCTCGGAGTTCGGTCCCGTGCACGCGGGCGGGCAGCATGTCGTGGCGAACGCGCCGCTGCACACGCTGCCCATGTATCTGCGGGCCGGCGAGGCCATCCCGGTCACGGAGCCCGCGCCGCACACCACCTCGGCCCGCTGGGAGCGGCTGTCGTGGCTGGTGCACGCGGGCCGCGACGGCTTCATCGGGCAGCTGTTCGAGGACGCCGGGGACGGCCCGGCCGGGGGTCGTCTGACCCGGTTGGTCGGCGAGCGGCAGGGCACGCGGCTCGTCATCCGCCGCGAGGCCGACGGGGACGCCGGGACGTTCGAGCAGCGCGAGGCCCTGCACATCCTGGGTCTGACGCACGTGCGTGAAGTGCAGGGCGCGGCCAGTTTCGCGTACGAGGACGGCGTACTGCGCCTGACCCTCCCGGCCCGCTGGCAGGCCGTGACGCTGAACCTGGACGAGGAAGACGACGACACCGTGCCGACCGACACGCTGCCCATCGACTGA
- the pyrE gene encoding orotate phosphoribosyltransferase translates to MNVLDLYQQAGAYHEGHFLLASGRHSPKFLQSTTVLQHPHLTEQIGQALAQRLKEKGIQADLLIGPAMGGVVLAYETARHYGTRAIFAEKDGHGGMKIREAFTIKPGEPFIAVEDVLTTGGSVLKAVRAAEAAGGRCAAIACIVDRRPVEGDLEGYPLVSLTRLVFDTYAPDEVPAWLAAIPLQEI, encoded by the coding sequence ATGAACGTCCTGGATCTCTACCAGCAGGCCGGCGCGTACCACGAAGGCCATTTCCTCCTCGCCTCCGGTCGCCACAGCCCCAAATTCCTCCAGAGCACCACCGTCCTCCAGCACCCCCACCTCACCGAACAGATCGGGCAGGCCCTCGCCCAGCGCCTCAAGGAGAAAGGCATCCAGGCCGACCTGCTCATCGGCCCCGCCATGGGCGGCGTCGTCCTCGCCTACGAAACCGCCCGCCACTACGGCACCCGCGCCATCTTCGCCGAGAAAGACGGCCACGGCGGCATGAAAATCCGCGAGGCGTTCACCATCAAGCCCGGCGAACCCTTCATCGCCGTCGAAGACGTCCTCACCACCGGCGGCAGCGTCCTCAAAGCCGTCCGCGCCGCCGAAGCCGCCGGAGGACGCTGCGCCGCCATCGCCTGCATCGTCGACCGCCGCCCCGTCGAAGGCGATCTGGAGGGCTACCCGCTCGTGTCCCTCACGCGGCTCGTGTTCGACACGTACGCCCCGGACGAGGTGCCCGCGTGGCTGGCGGCCATTCCCTTGCAGGAGATCTGA
- a CDS encoding GNAT family N-acetyltransferase — MITVTPITEHGWDAAAAILTGANPHEPLTGDEYRRQMREQQDWGHGWAVFVAHAGGEVAGVAGYHQNPGAFHPHRYDLDLAVAPHAQRRGIGAALWDTLAADLHTRNAESARILAREDHPVTPGFLTRRGFTGGKRYFMSTLHVPDFDPAPYVGLEARVQARGVRLRSLTDLRAAGTPDLAARLHALISDVRQDVPRSEPATPLSREVFEDAILGDPGLLPDAYLIAEAGGQWIGQTTLFRSDASPDLLTGLTGVTRPWRGQGIATALKLAAIRAARTLGATTIRTDNASDNAPMLAINDRLGFVRDPASVSYVLRFG, encoded by the coding sequence ATGATCACCGTCACGCCCATCACCGAACACGGGTGGGACGCCGCCGCCGCGATCCTGACCGGCGCGAACCCGCACGAACCACTGACCGGCGACGAGTACCGACGCCAGATGCGTGAGCAGCAGGACTGGGGGCACGGCTGGGCCGTGTTCGTCGCCCACGCCGGCGGCGAGGTGGCGGGCGTCGCCGGATACCACCAGAACCCCGGCGCGTTTCACCCGCACCGCTACGACCTCGACCTCGCCGTCGCGCCGCACGCGCAGCGACGCGGGATCGGCGCGGCCCTCTGGGACACCCTGGCGGCCGACCTGCACACCCGGAATGCCGAATCCGCGCGCATCCTGGCCCGAGAGGACCACCCGGTCACGCCCGGCTTCCTGACCCGCCGGGGCTTCACGGGCGGCAAACGGTACTTCATGTCCACCCTGCACGTCCCGGACTTCGACCCCGCCCCGTACGTGGGGCTGGAGGCCCGCGTGCAGGCGCGAGGCGTCCGCCTCCGCAGCCTCACCGACCTGCGCGCCGCCGGCACGCCGGACCTCGCCGCCCGCCTGCACGCCCTCATCAGCGACGTGCGCCAGGACGTGCCCCGCTCCGAACCGGCCACGCCCCTGAGCCGAGAGGTGTTCGAGGACGCCATCCTCGGCGACCCCGGCCTCCTGCCGGACGCGTACCTGATCGCCGAGGCCGGCGGGCAGTGGATCGGCCAGACCACCCTGTTCCGCAGTGACGCCAGCCCCGACCTGCTGACCGGCCTGACCGGCGTCACCCGCCCCTGGCGCGGCCAGGGGATCGCCACCGCCCTGAAACTCGCCGCGATCCGCGCCGCCCGCACCCTGGGCGCCACCACCATCCGCACCGACAACGCCAGCGACAACGCCCCCATGCTCGCCATCAACGACCGCCTGGGCTTCGTGCGCGACCCCGCCAGCGTGTCGTACGTGCTCCGCTTCGGGTGA
- a CDS encoding ABC transporter ATP-binding protein, producing the protein MTTSPLPPAPAKERTFALSRELFRYKPALFAFNLLMWGMVHASPALLTLAVSGVFRHLEEADALRTGGQPLNPAIAAAWVALGWFAFVRLSRFGIFYGAFRAWIQLWYTLDALVRRNLLGYLLTARRSRRLPDTPAEAVSRFRDDVDDVAGYTEVWVDGAGFVAYSLIAITLMARVDPLITLLVCTPLLLMIAFVQRLSPTIRTYRRRMREATARVTDFIGETFGAVSAVKLAAQEDRMVGHLRSLGETRRHAALRDVLLTELIRGVNTNMVNLAVGLVLLLGANKVRGGALDVADFVLFIGLLPRLTGSMGFFGDAIARHRRTGVSYDRMTRLLQDAPDTTIVAHHDVHLNADPPAPDPAPPHIPLQELRVEGLNATHPSGLGVRDISFSVRRGEFIVITGRIGSGKSTLLRALLGLIPTQSGHTYWNGQPIDDPATFLVPPRSAYTAQIPNLFSDTLQENITSGSPDTNLSRAVKLAVLEPDLDTLGNGLTTPVGARGVKLSGGQIQRAAVARMLARDADLLVFDDVSSALDARTEAQLWQGLASTDATCLVVSHRRAALLRADRILLLQNGTLTDHGTLPELLERNEEMRALWHDDEADGE; encoded by the coding sequence ATGACCACCTCACCCCTGCCGCCCGCGCCCGCGAAGGAACGCACCTTCGCGCTCTCACGGGAACTGTTCCGCTACAAACCCGCCCTGTTCGCGTTCAACCTGCTCATGTGGGGCATGGTGCACGCCAGCCCCGCCCTGCTGACCCTGGCCGTCAGCGGCGTGTTCCGCCACCTGGAGGAAGCGGACGCCCTGCGGACCGGCGGGCAACCCCTGAACCCCGCCATCGCCGCCGCGTGGGTGGCGCTCGGGTGGTTCGCGTTCGTGCGCCTCAGCCGCTTCGGGATCTTCTACGGCGCGTTCCGCGCGTGGATTCAGCTGTGGTACACGCTGGACGCCCTGGTGCGCCGCAACCTGCTGGGCTACCTGCTCACCGCGCGCCGCAGCCGCCGCCTGCCCGACACGCCCGCCGAGGCCGTCAGCCGCTTCCGCGACGACGTGGACGACGTCGCCGGGTACACGGAAGTCTGGGTGGACGGCGCGGGCTTCGTCGCGTACTCCCTGATCGCCATCACCCTGATGGCCCGCGTGGACCCCCTGATCACGCTGCTGGTGTGCACGCCACTGCTGCTGATGATCGCGTTCGTGCAGCGCCTCTCGCCCACCATCCGCACGTACCGCCGCCGCATGCGCGAGGCGACCGCCCGCGTCACGGACTTCATCGGCGAGACCTTCGGAGCGGTCAGCGCCGTGAAACTCGCCGCGCAGGAAGACCGCATGGTCGGCCACCTGCGTTCCCTGGGCGAAACGCGCCGCCACGCCGCCCTGCGCGACGTCCTGCTGACCGAACTGATCCGCGGCGTGAACACCAACATGGTCAACCTCGCCGTCGGCCTCGTGCTGCTGCTCGGCGCGAACAAGGTCCGGGGCGGCGCGCTCGACGTGGCCGACTTCGTGCTGTTCATCGGCCTGCTCCCCCGCCTGACCGGCTCCATGGGCTTCTTCGGCGACGCCATCGCCCGCCACCGCCGCACCGGCGTCAGCTACGACCGCATGACCCGCCTGCTGCAGGACGCCCCGGACACCACCATCGTCGCCCACCACGACGTGCACCTGAACGCCGACCCGCCCGCCCCCGACCCCGCCCCACCCCACATCCCCCTGCAGGAACTGCGCGTGGAAGGCCTGAACGCCACGCACCCCAGCGGCCTCGGCGTGCGCGACATCAGCTTCAGCGTCCGGCGCGGCGAGTTCATCGTCATCACCGGCCGCATCGGCAGCGGCAAAAGCACCCTGCTGCGCGCCCTGCTCGGCCTGATCCCCACCCAGAGCGGCCACACGTACTGGAACGGCCAGCCCATCGACGACCCCGCCACCTTCCTCGTCCCCCCCCGCAGCGCGTACACCGCCCAGATCCCCAACCTGTTCAGCGACACCCTGCAGGAAAACATCACCAGCGGCAGCCCCGACACCAACCTCAGCCGCGCCGTGAAACTCGCCGTCCTCGAACCCGACCTCGACACCCTCGGCAACGGCCTCACCACCCCCGTCGGCGCACGCGGTGTGAAACTCAGCGGCGGGCAGATCCAGCGCGCCGCCGTCGCCCGCATGCTCGCCCGCGACGCCGACCTCCTCGTCTTCGACGACGTCAGCAGCGCCCTCGACGCCCGCACCGAAGCGCAACTCTGGCAGGGCCTCGCCAGCACCGACGCCACCTGCCTCGTCGTCAGCCACCGCCGCGCCGCCCTCCTGCGCGCCGACCGCATCCTCCTCCTCCAGAACGGCACCCTCACCGACCACGGCACCCTCCCCGAACTCCTCGAACGCAACGAAGAAATGCGCGCCCTCTGGCACGACGACGAGGCAGACGGAGAGTAG
- a CDS encoding GNAT family N-acetyltransferase, giving the protein MTAPRPFALRPATDADLGALADLLSAVNPRHPQTAESLAHDLHSLRSHPLGLHVAQWVAHTPDGALLGAASTLQFGGMYHPDRYHAEVGVHPGARGQGIGAALAAHVTAHLEARGAREVLAGAYEDEPLGLHFLTARGFREVMRFFDNVLDMADFDPDAWADRAILPGGLRAVTLADLGTELGEDAARRAYYAGWLAAREDVPRTAAATPVTYGDFLTRLDRPEHLPHGTLLAVTPAGEVAALSELHRDLNDPQRLNTGLTGTTRAWRRQGLALALKVAALRVARDLGAREVWTGNATTNAPMLALNDRLGFRPRVAWVEMQRGQVDA; this is encoded by the coding sequence GTGACCGCCCCGCGACCCTTCGCGCTGCGCCCCGCCACGGACGCCGACCTGGGCGCCCTGGCGGACCTGCTGAGCGCCGTGAATCCCCGCCACCCGCAGACCGCTGAGTCGCTGGCGCACGACCTGCACTCGCTGCGGTCGCACCCGCTGGGCCTGCACGTCGCGCAGTGGGTGGCGCACACCCCGGACGGGGCGCTGCTGGGCGCGGCGTCCACGCTGCAGTTCGGCGGGATGTACCACCCGGACCGCTACCACGCCGAGGTCGGCGTGCATCCGGGCGCGCGCGGCCAGGGGATCGGCGCGGCGCTCGCGGCGCACGTCACCGCGCACCTGGAGGCGCGGGGCGCACGTGAGGTCCTGGCCGGGGCGTACGAGGACGAACCGCTCGGCCTGCACTTCCTGACGGCGCGGGGGTTCCGGGAGGTCATGCGGTTCTTCGACAATGTGCTCGACATGGCCGACTTCGACCCGGACGCCTGGGCGGACCGGGCGATCCTGCCCGGCGGGCTGCGTGCCGTGACCCTGGCCGACCTCGGTACTGAACTGGGCGAGGACGCCGCCCGCCGCGCGTATTACGCCGGCTGGCTGGCCGCGCGGGAGGACGTGCCCCGCACCGCCGCCGCGACCCCGGTCACCTACGGGGACTTCCTGACGCGCCTGGACCGCCCGGAACACCTGCCGCACGGCACGCTGCTGGCCGTCACCCCGGCGGGCGAGGTCGCGGCCCTGTCCGAACTGCACCGGGACCTGAACGACCCGCAGCGCCTGAACACCGGCCTGACCGGCACCACCCGCGCGTGGCGACGGCAGGGGCTGGCACTGGCGCTGAAGGTCGCCGCGCTGCGCGTCGCGCGGGACCTGGGTGCCCGCGAGGTCTGGACCGGGAACGCCACCACCAACGCCCCCATGCTGGCCCTGAACGACCGCCTGGGCTTCCGCCCGCGCGTCGCCTGGGTCGAGATGCAACGCGGTCAGGTGGACGCATGA
- a CDS encoding ribonuclease H: MNQAFVDASWNEGPDAEGRLVGVGGWGLVLIVPGQLPARFQGQLRAPDNNAAEVRAVLEAVRAAPPGEALTVHTDNEAVIASVGRGRGPEVLTDAAREVLEEVAARGVGLRVRYAPRTRRHMLTAHELANDARRGLGTPGLTATRSDVLIEQRAAGDEARVSLRRPGERVTAHVPLDVMSEVPPSAQALLAAVGLALPGEVLVVRRASRVAQALWHRPERALRAGAQATLQLARRAADENGVQVEFLGVG, from the coding sequence GTGAATCAGGCATTCGTGGATGCCAGCTGGAATGAGGGACCGGACGCCGAGGGGCGACTGGTGGGCGTGGGCGGCTGGGGGCTGGTGCTGATCGTGCCGGGGCAACTGCCGGCCCGGTTTCAGGGGCAGCTGCGCGCGCCGGACAACAATGCCGCCGAGGTGCGCGCGGTGCTGGAGGCCGTGCGGGCCGCGCCGCCCGGCGAGGCGCTGACCGTGCATACGGATAACGAGGCGGTGATCGCGTCGGTCGGGCGCGGGCGGGGGCCGGAGGTCCTGACGGACGCGGCCCGCGAGGTGCTGGAGGAGGTTGCGGCGCGGGGCGTGGGTCTGCGCGTGCGGTACGCGCCGCGCACGCGGCGGCACATGCTCACCGCACACGAGCTGGCGAACGACGCGCGGCGGGGCCTGGGCACGCCGGGCCTCACGGCCACCCGGTCGGACGTGCTGATCGAGCAACGCGCGGCGGGCGACGAAGCCCGCGTGAGCCTGCGCCGCCCTGGGGAGCGCGTGACGGCGCACGTCCCGCTGGACGTGATGTCCGAGGTCCCGCCGAGCGCGCAGGCCCTGCTGGCCGCCGTGGGGCTGGCCCTGCCGGGCGAGGTGCTGGTGGTGCGGCGGGCCAGCCGGGTCGCGCAGGCCCTGTGGCACCGGCCCGAGCGGGCGCTGCGGGCGGGCGCGCAGGCGACGCTGCAACTCGCGCGCCGCGCCGCCGACGAGAACGGCGTGCAGGTCGAATTCCTGGGCGTCGGCTGA